The genomic interval ATCAACTAGCATATATTTGCATTGATGTCCAACTGACCTGGTCAATCGCACAAGGAATTAAACAACGGAGATTCTCTTTTCCAGAAAATAGGTGAGGAAATGAACTGGGAAATGATGGAACGGCCTACATAGACAAAAGAAGCACATACAGTCATCACCAtgtagaaaattcaaaatatgtactattattaaattaaatggattCAATTATAACTAGGAAAAACAAACTTACACAGCATTATACGCACAGAAGAATATATATAGTTTCATCATCATGATGTTAAAGTTCCATTGTCAATAGATCACAAATATGTTCAAATTATTGTTAAGGACAAACTTTCATGAACCtattaagaacaaaatatgaatAGTGCCGCTATTGCATGTAATTGATAACAGTACATTATGTATCAGCAAATAAGAGAAATGACTCAGGAAGCCAACTAATAGCCCAACTACAGTAACCAAAATGTAAAGTTAGGGATCATTCTGTAAAGAGAAGACATGGACCATACCTGCACAGGAGGAAAACTAACTTTTCCAATATGATCTTCCCCAGCAAAACCAAAGATACCAACAGCCTGGTTATAAGTCACACGTGATGCAACCTCACACATGTTCTTGTAAAAGGAactgaaaaggaaaattatcCTTATACGACAGAAGATTTACTTTACGTAATTCAAAGTAAAACAGTAAAAGAGATTGGGAAATTTCTCACGCGACAGTTTAttccaaaacataaaatatttactcagtattttctcttttaattatgGTATGATAAAAGCTCCAAATTAGTTTAAACAGTCATtcacttttaaatataagaatgagactcaaaaacattaaaaatgctCGCACATTAAAGGTTTCTGAACTTAAAATTTCTATGAGAAAACTTCATCTTGGAAAGAAATTCTGTGCAGTGTTCTGGATAAACTGGAGAACTTTTTGCTGAATAAGAGAAAACCATGCCTGAGATTCAACTAATTCTAATAATGTATAACTAAACATTCTCAATAAAATCCCTTAAACTTTAACTAATCCATGATTTAATAAATCGGCATATATCAGGGAAATACTGCATTTATCACTCACCCGCCaacataattaaaatcagaGAAGATGAACGTCTTTGAAATGTCAAAACCACAAGCAATGATGTCCTTTGCATTCTCCCTTGCAAGTCTTCGGCACTCCTCTACAGTAAGATTTTTCCAGAAGAACTTTTCATCATCAGTGAGCTGTATAACCAGAGGAACCTTAAACACATCTTGCAAATACCTACATACCATTTTCCGCCAAATCAAAAAAACATCCAGAGCAATCACAAGAATTGAGAATTCACCTCCCTTTTCAAGCTTGACCCACAACTTAAACATCTagtttcaatcaattatcatggTAAAACTCTCTTAACCTATCGTTTATGAAAATGACTACATCAATACAAAAAGCAAACTACACTAACACGGAAATTCTAATAGATATTGCCTACACAATATATTTACAATCTTTCGTCAAATTTccacttaaataaaaaaaatgaaacccaGTCAACCTATAAAAAAATGACAGGCGAACTCACTCACTTAGTGAACATGAAGGGAATCAAATGTCCCAAGTGCAACGATTCGGAGGAAGGTCCGCGCCCAGTGTATAAGTAAAACTTATCGCCTCTCTCGTACGCATCCAGAATCTCCGCGAAATCGCTGCAACACTTAAACGATACTCTCAAATCACCGTTTAAGCAAATGAAGGAGTGAACGAAGGAAATGGAGGTACCGGTGGGCGAAGAAAACGCGGCGTCGTAGAAAAACGTGAGGCGTGCGCGAGGTGAGGCGTTCGAGACGCGAAATGAGAGCGTCGTCGAGCTTCTGGCAACCAAAACGGTCGATGAGTTTGTCGTAGTCGATTTTGCCTTTTGAAGAAACCTCCCATGGATTAACGACTTGTTCGGCCTCCTCTTCTAGATTCTTCTTCTCAACCTCTGTCGTTGCTGCCAttgaatttcttcttcttctctctctttggAAATGGAAATGCAGTGCCTCTGCAAAGACTTAAACAGTGTGTGTGTGCGGTAGGGTTTTGATCTTTCAGACCTTTCTTGTTTAGTTTATCCTTAGAAGGTTTTACTTGTCTTGTCCTTGACAATTAGATTCATACAGTAttgtattattttgaaatattaaaaaaaaaaatcatgataaaTTTAGTTGTATATATAGTTTGTAGAAAAAATCATGATAAATTTAGTTGTATATATAGTTTGTAGAAGCATAAGTaaaaatatgggttaaatatgggttaaatatgtttttagtctctatatttttgggacgattttggttctAGTCtcgtacaatttagtccttcaactttagaaaactctgattttaaaaatgactaaaatcagagttttctaaagttgaaggactaaattataacttaatttgaaaaaaaagactaaaaccaaaatcgtccaaaatataaagactaaaaacatatttaaccctaaaaatatttaaataaatatattgaatttttttttagtgtgtAACTCAATTAAGTAATGTGATGTAATTTACTTTTCTCAATTATGAAATCTCAATATATTAAGAATActaaactttatattattttattaaataattattatttttgtccttAAGTTATTACTCACataagataattatataatattgaataataaattatatttttttataatttgtatgaaaaaaatagcaaaattaatttaatataatatggaaaaaaaagtattttttatattattttttaattacttaatgATCATAAATGAAAAAAGCAACggttattgttttatattacatatgaattttaataatattataataaatagtgcttaattttttgtctttggATGAAATCATTCATATTGTAGGAAGATATACCTAAATGTTTATTTTcacatacttttttttattgacatttagtacttttaaaaaataattttaattaaaaattaaaaataaaagtgaagtaGAAAGTTAGAAAGAATGCACTAGTAAGATATAAATGTTTGCTTTTAAATCGGATTGTACTTAAAATGTcatttaattaacaaattaaaatagctagaagttcaattaaaattggattctctttttttcttagaaaCAATTTATCCAAACAAATAAAGAACGATTCGAATTGgatgattcattttttatttacaaatccttaaaaaattaaaatactagatcCATTTTCGgcaattattcaaaaaataaaatacagaaaatgtaaaaaaaaataaaatcgtgaaatataaaatttaaaatgtataaattaattaatgataaaaaatttaatatgataaatttatttttcttttaatatatgaaattcaaagtacaaaatgattttcttaaaaaaaatatgaattttttcatataaaaatcatggatttttttttttataatattcatctcttaagaatatatttaactttcaaTATACAATCAGGTGAAAATCATTCACACTCTCcattctctgtttttctttttcatggtCACCTGTATTTACAGGCTAAAATTTGGTACTGTTATTTGTAATTCTTTTAATCAAATTCTGTATTTGATGtcctttataataattttcttcacaCATAAAATACATTACAATCAACTTAACTTTCTTctagaaaacaataataatgatattgtAGGAGAAGAATTACTAATCCTTTTTTTATATTCCAAGTGACATATTTTGCCTTACCAGAAATCAAAACTCCCAAACAGGTAATTTGAGGGAATAATAAATAACTTGATCTTGTTACATGTTCTACAAAtgatttcatatataattaaggCCACTCAACACTAACATTTAGGAAAGAGCAAAAAGTGAACTCACAAAGCTATCACTATTGCTGCAGCTTGAGTACTGGGAAGGCGATAACATCTCGAATACTGGGAGAATTTGTCAAAAGCATCACGAGCCTATCAATTCCAAGTCCCTGGATTTGTAAATGGCAATTAAAAGACTACAACAGGAAAGGAAAACCAATTTGCTATTCTAACACTTTGTGGTTCAAACAATGCTGACAAAGATTGTTAACATCACAATTCAGAGAAGTGAAAGCATTAGCTTGCATACACCATGGTTGTTGCCTATTACACTAATTATATCACTCATACACAAGCATTGGAATTCCAGTAATAGcttataattcatttatttctaATACATATGTTCTTCAATATGAAATTCAATAAACTATTGAAACATAAATTTGAAGATGAAAAGTAAACATGAGAATATACACGACGAAAATCATAAAGGACCTTTACAACACTGTATTTAGTAaagtaacattttaaaataaagaatggtTATGATTAAATTGAACATGATGATTTTGCTCTTAAAAATTGACACTATCAggaaaataatctattattaagTTGATCTCAAGCCAAGATAATTGTTGATTGCATTGGACAGAATCAGTGCCTTCAATACGTGACCATGTGAATAccacaagaaaaaataaagggtAAGTTCCACAACTATAGAAAGATACACAATGCAGACTAGTTACCATACCATTCCCGAAGCTGGAGGCATTCCGTATTCCAAAGCTGTGAGAAAGTCATCATCAAGAGTTACTTCATACGagtcatcttcatcatcctttCCTTCCTTTTTATCATCATTTGCCGAAATAGCTGACCTCTTCTTTTCATGCTGTTTAATTTGATCTTCCAAGCGCCCCCTCTACCAAGTTCAGAGAAGAAACCATAATTAAATTGAGACAGTTAATTAAGTTCAGAGAAGAAACCATTAGAGTTCATTCTTTTTCCAAACAGGTGGGGCAAAGTCATTTTCTATTTCTGGTGGTATCTGGAACAGATTAACGAACCATTCaagtttctctttatttttggTTCCAAATACCTAACTTGGTTATCCATGTGAAGTTGAAGAAGAGTAgctgtgaaattaaaattggatgTGAAAAAAATAGTGAACTTAAATTTGgatgtgaaaaaaaaaggagaaatcGCATGCAGTTAATGCACAAAGCACCAATTTGATTATGATGCAGCACCAAGTTTGACTTGTTTTCCTGTTGGTATGtcatcaaattttcataaatgatACTGAACTTATTATCCAATATGTCATCTATCTTGTTAAGGTAATTGCAgaaaaagaataaggaaaagataaatAAACTCCTCTGAACTAACAACCGCAAGAACCTAAACCTACTTCTAAAATAACAGAGAATagtattttcttatattttaccAGGATCTTATTTTCCCCTTTTCAAGTGGTTGAATATGAGAAACAGATGATGACAAACACCTTATATATAGTGTACGATAAGCAAAATCTACACAAGCTATGCAACTTGGATctgaaaagtttgaaaacttgAATCTTACCTGATCTATGGGATCAGTCAATTCGGAGAATGCATTCCCCAACTCACGGCCACAAATGAAAAGTTCAAACCTCTCAGTCAAACCTGTGTATCTAATGTCGGATCATGTGTAAGATAGAAGCTACTATCTAGAAACAGAAACTGTGCATCACTTTCTTATTGAGATTGGCCAGGAtgcctttttaaaataaatgtaatcacTGCATGCCAGAAAGTAAGTAGTACAACATTCCCGAGTTCATATTCCCGGGGATGAGTTTTAATCAATGAAACAAATATTCTAAGTTCGAAAAGATTAATATTTCATAGTATGTAGAATAAAAATACCTTTAATAACAGCAAATaacattatttgatattttgagaTGTTTCTACCTTCTGTGTGGTTTGGCAAGGGGAGATATCTCAATCGGATAGTCTAGAACAAAAGTAGGTTGGATGAGCTTTGGTTCTACAAAAATCTCAAAAAcctaaataaacaaaacaaaaccaatttgGTTAGTGTGTGCAAATCAATTTGACAATATAATAAATGCAAAAAGTGCAAAAGAAAGGAATATCaatataaaaggagaaaaaatgtaattgcaaaaaagaactaaatttatcaaatgaaaagaataaaaactggATGCTCTGAATAAAATCTACCTCATTAAGAAGGTGGCCAATGGATCGGCATGCTTCAATGGAACCTTTATCCTTGTTATCAAGATTCTTTCCAAGGGTATCCAGAGTAACACGCTTTGCAACCTCAATATCATCTCCAAATTCATTGAAATCGATCCCAGCAATTTCTTTAACAAGATTGTGCATAGTCTCCCTCCTCCAAGGCCTTTCCAGACATATCTCAACTCCCTGTATGGAATCATTACACTACCTTCAATAAATTTGTTATGAGGAAATAAATTTCAGTATGATGTCATCATTAATCAAACAAAAGCTgacctttaaatttttttagttaatgcTAAGCTATCATTGAGGGAACTACATCAGAGAAAATGTctagaatatataaaaaaacttcattttaagttttaaagcaATATAGTAAACATGATATCCTCTGTTGACAGTATGAGAACAGAAGGGCTGCAAGGAAGAATGAgcaaatttgaagataaatatataaaattggtAGTAGGTTTAATTAagattagataaataaaaagggATATTTGAAAGTAATTCATAATATGAAAGTTGCACTTAAATAAGGGATGTATCAAATGatactattttgaaaaataaaaactaaaaatttggACTATAAAACTACGCATGGTTGGTCAAGATTAAAAGTTAGGGAGTGGACACATGACCACTCAATGCATC from Vigna radiata var. radiata cultivar VC1973A chromosome 9, Vradiata_ver6, whole genome shotgun sequence carries:
- the LOC106774304 gene encoding tryptophan--tRNA ligase, cytoplasmic, which translates into the protein MAATTEVEKKNLEEEAEQVVNPWEVSSKGKIDYDKLIDRFGCQKLDDALISRLERLTSRTPHVFLRRRVFFAHRDFAEILDAYERGDKFYLYTGRGPSSESLHLGHLIPFMFTKYLQDVFKVPLVIQLTDDEKFFWKNLTVEECRRLARENAKDIIACGFDISKTFIFSDFNYVGGSFYKNMCEVASRVTYNQAVGIFGFAGEDHIGKVSFPPVQAVPSFPSSFPHLFSGKENLRCLIPCAIDQDPYFRMTRDVAPRMGFNKPALIESLFFPALQGETGKMSASDPNSAIYVTDSAKDIKNKVNKHAFSGGQDSVEKHRQLGANLEVDIPIKYLTFFLEDDAELEHIKKEYGEGRMLTGEVKQRLIQVLTEIVERHRRARASVTEEMVDAFMAVRPLPHMFD